The genomic segment TTGTAAAAATTCTTGGAATTGCACCGTCTCCACAAACCAGCGGTGACAGTTGTATTGCGTGTGCAAGCGGATCACATCTTCAATGATTAAATCAGGTACGCGTTTTTTAATCTGCGCTTCAACCACGTATAATTTGCCAGTGGCGCGGTGATAACCGCCCACTAAAATAGCGCTTGGGTCACGACTTGCGCCCGCTTTGCCCATTGATGGGTCAAGCGCACCAAAGTAAATCAAGTCGTTCGGTAGTTCCGCCCAATACTGGATACTGTTAGCAAAAATGGCATCGTCACCTGAAATCGGATCATTTTGATACTCGGAATCAAATGCCGAATGTCCATCCGATGCGCGGATTTTCATCAGATACAAGATAGGGCGGGCAAGCCATGAGACAATTGCGCCCTTGTCCATTTCTGCTTTGTGTTGCTGATAGAATAGGTCAGAGAGCGTGTCGTCATCACCGTCTTCGGACAGATAAATGTTTTCCCATTCGTCCCACAGCACCATATTATCAGGCATGCGCAAAATGGCTTTGAACCGCACGCGTTTCCAGCCTTTAGTGCTTAAAATACGGTTGAGCACGCTGTCATAATGCAAGATAGTGCCAACATAAATCACATCAAACTTTTCACCTGCCGCGCCAAGTTTTAGCACGGCTTTCAAAATCCAGTCATGGAGTTTATTGCGCTGTTCAGGTGTTTACACCGATTCATCGTTTTCAATATCGTCAAGTACCACTAAATCAGGGCGATAGGCACCGTGGCGACGTCCACGCAATTTTTGACCTGCACCGACAGCTTCCACTTTCTGATTTTTACTGGTTAAAATCGCCCCGGCGCGCCATACTTTACCCGGAGTTAATTCCGGAAAATCAATCGCCAAGCGCGGGTTAGATTCGATTTCAACCTTAATTGCTTCCAGCATGCCGTAGGCTTGTTCTTTGGTATCCATCGCGATGATGATGTACTTTTTCAGATCGCACACCATATTCCACAAAGGGAATAATTGGGTACAGATAGTAGATTTTGCTTCACCACGGGGCGCGGCAATGGCTTGCCGAACGGATTTAGTTTTATCCGAAACGGATTGCGGCAACTGCTCAAACAGGTATTCGTGTAGTTGGGATTTATGCTCGCTCCGCACATAATGCGGGAAATACGATTGCACAAAAAACTCAAAACCATCGTGGTTGAGCACTTTGTTACGTCTTTCCACAATTGCTTGCGGGCTGTCATCCCAGCCTTCGAAATTGGCTTCGATATTGCGCTGTAACTCAGCACGCAAGCGTTCCAGTTCGAACTCAAATTCTTTTAACTTCATTATTTAAAAACCGTCCCATGCTTCGCTTTTCATATTACCCCGACACTAACGCTAAAAAATAAACCAGCCCCCAAACCTTTGCAATCATTGATAGCAAGAGCAAAGCAAGTAGTAAGTAAATCACAGCCATTATTTAAACTCCTTTTGGATTTGCACTTCCAATTCATCAAGCATTTCTAAAAATTCAGGCAATAAGTGTGGTTTCTTGGTTTTAACCAGATTTGCCATCATTTCAATCACGCGTAGCGCAGTGGCAATCGCACTGGTTTCTGGCAACAGTTTTTTACTGGATGCAGTCATTTTGGCAAAACTGTCAGCAAGAGCACTTAAGGCTTCCACTTTCTCTGCCGTGCTTAATTTTTGGTTTTCTTCAAGTTCCGTCATTAAAGTGCGGTATTTAATTAGAAAACCGGCTAGTAACCCTTGCGCAATGTTTTCGATTCCGCCGCTTGCCATCACTTGCACATCGCGAGCCTTTTCCCAGTTGTCGCCGTCTTTTTCCGCGGCGGTTTTCCAACGTCGCGCCGTGCCGAATGAGACTCCTGCTTTTTCTGCAGCTTGTTCTAGGCTTAAACGGTCAAAGACATAATAACGGCGCACAAACGCACGTGTTTTTTCATCGTGTGCCATTTATCCCCCGAATTTTAAGCGGATAAACTCAATACCGATGGCAACCAGACCACCACCGACACCACCGGCTAAAATGGCTTGATTGCGTGTTTTCTGGCGCATATCATCTAAATCCATTTGCAAAGCTTTGACTTGCTGTTGCAGTAAGACAATATCTGTGTTTTGTTGATCCACTTTGTCATTAATGCGCTCGGTCAAACTTAAAATTAAGTCCACCTTTTCATTAATTGATTTTTTCCCTGTGCGTCTTGTCATTTGTCTGCCTTTTTATCGAGTTTAGTATCAATTTTCTCTAATTTATCCATAATTTGATTCAGTTGCGTTTCCAGTGAGCGCGTCACCTGACTTGCCATTTCTTTGGTTTGGTATTTTTCTTCCACGGTTTTAATATTGTCAGAAAGCGTTTTAAAATCCGCCTCCAATCGCTTAAACCAAAGCCCGATAAAAAATGTGGCAATCCCCACTAAAAAGTTAAAAATCATCATGCCGCTAATTTGCACTTCCATTTTTCGGCTCCTTGCAAATTGTGCGATAAGTGTCGTTATGCACTTTGATTTGACGCAGCGTTTCTGTGGTATCTTGGCGACTGGCTTTTATTACGTTAAACCCCGTACAGGCGGTGTTAGTCACGTAGGTCGTTGGATTGCTGCAAGCTATCAATAAGCTCATTGCGGTTACGAGTAATAGTGCTTTCTTCATTTTTCTTTCTCACTTCTGCATTTTTTACTTGGGTTTCTGCAGTGTCTTTTTGTGCTTTTAACGCCGCATTGGTCTTTAGAATCTTTTCGATTTCATTGTTTGCTTGTTTTAACTTAAAGGCGCCGTAGCAAACGACAATAAACACAACGCTCGATGCGATAAAAATCCAGCTCATTTCTCACTCTCCTTAGCTGCTTTATATGCAGACACCGCGCCTTTCGTTGCCACCAAACCGCCACCGAATCCTGCTAAATACAAGAATAAATCAGGTACATAAACGCGGTCTAAGTAAACGCTATAAATCAACGTGCCTGCCAGAGTTAAAAAGGTTAAGAATTGCACGGTGGTTGTGGTAGATAAACGCCCATCCGCATTGGTTACAAGTTCTTTTAATGCCATTTATGCCCCCAATTTCAAATATAACGCCATAGCAGGGGTTAATTTCCCTTGCTTGCAATATGACCACGCATTTTTGCTCATAAAGTGCGGTCGGTTTTGATGCACTTTTTGTTTAGGTTTGAACCAATTAAAAATACGTTTAAAAACACCTACAAATTTCATTAAATCCCCCCTTTAATCATTATCTTTTGCGCCATAACGTAAATTTTCTGCAATACGATTCACCCAACCTTTGCCATAGGTCGAAAAACGGCTTAATTTGGTATAAAACAACAATCGTTCCGCATTAAATCGCATTAAGACATCGTTTTCACTCATGGACTTAATCGCTGCAAGAGATAACGTACCAATCACGCCATCATCCGCCACACCAACCGCGCGCTGTAACATACGGCTCGCATTCCCCATGCCATGGTTAATGCAGGCATCAAAAAATTGAAACGCAATTGCCAACGGCATTTTTTCGCATTGGTAGCGTTCCCAAAAGGCTTTACGATAAATGGCTTTCGCTTGTTCACGCGTCATATCTCGCATTGCTCCGATATAACCATTTTCTAAAGCTGTACGATGAGTAATTCCCCAGTTAGTTTCGCCACCGGGATCTCGCGGGTCATTCACATAACCGCCTTCATGCCCCATGCAACGGTCAAACACCTGATCAAAAGTTAAAATTTTTGACATAAAAAAAGCCCTTAATGATTTTTCATTAAGGGCAATTATGAAAAAAGAAGAGAACAAGAAAGAGCCAATGGCATTCAGCAGGACATCTCACTTTAAAATAAGTAACCTTGCATCACAACATTATCGGGCTGCGTCACAATCTTCCAGCCAACACGATCACAAATCTCATACTTCGGACATAAACTCAGCATTGCCTGACGACCACTTTTTTTCTCTTTTTGTGTCAAATAGATATATTCTGCTCTGAAACGTAAATCACGCAAAGCACGTAATGCCACAACACATCGCGGGATATAAACATGTTCGGCTTTAAAATATTGTCGTAATTTAACCGCACTTTCACGTCCTAATAATTCCACAAGCTGTGGAAAATAGACCGCGCCATCAGAAAAACGGAAAGACACACCGCCAAAGGTTTTAATCAGTTTTTCCGTATCTAAAAAACCAACCAAATCAATCATTTCATGTACCACATCAGGCAACAATTCCGCCACACTTTCTAATTCGCTCGTCATATATCCCCCACAATAAGACCGTTTATCGCTTATTAAAACATGGACTTTTAAAAAGTCGGGATAAAACTCAGAAATTTTTTTATTTTTAGGCAAAAAAAGCACTCCCTATGCAGAGAGTGCATTGAATTACTCAATAATTTTGCAATTTATTTTCTACTTGCATTAATTGATTTAACAATAGTCAGAGCGGTTTCCCAAGCTTGCTGATTTTCAGTAGGATGAATTGCTCGGCAATCAATCGCCTCATTGGAATAATCACTACTTTCTACCTGATCTGTAGAAGATCAAACCTAATCTGACAGTCCCCGTTTAAAATTACCGTGTCTGTCAGATTAATTTGAGCTTAAATTCTTTTCTGCCCAAATCCCTTTTCCATCAAGTAATGTTGCCATCGGTGTTCTGCCACAGCACATTTTTCCTTGATGTGTTCGATGGTGATTATAATACATTAACCACT from the [Actinobacillus] rossii genome contains:
- a CDS encoding Predicted lysozyme (DUF847), producing the protein MSKILTFDQVFDRCMGHEGGYVNDPRDPGGETNWGITHRTALENGYIGAMRDMTREQAKAIYRKAFWERYQCEKMPLAIAFQFFDACINHGMGNASRMLQRAVGVADDGVIGTLSLAAIKSMSENDVLMRFNAERLLFYTKLSRFSTYGKGWVNRIAENLRYGAKDND
- a CDS encoding Protein of uncharacterised function (DUF1804) translates to MAHDEKTRAFVRRYYVFDRLSLEQAAEKAGVSFGTARRWKTAAEKDGDNWEKARDVQVMASGGIENIAQGLLAGFLIKYRTLMTELEENQKLSTAEKVEALSALADSFAKMTASSKKLLPETSAIATALRVIEMMANLVKTKKPHLLPEFLEMLDELEVQIQKEFK
- a CDS encoding Protein of uncharacterised function (DUF2644) — translated: MALKELVTNADGRLSTTTTVQFLTFLTLAGTLIYSVYLDRVYVPDLFLYLAGFGGGLVATKGAVSAYKAAKESEK
- a CDS encoding Protein of uncharacterised function (DUF2681) translates to MSWIFIASSVVFIVVCYGAFKLKQANNEIEKILKTNAALKAQKDTAETQVKNAEVRKKNEESTITRNRNELIDSLQQSNDLRD